The following coding sequences are from one Triticum dicoccoides isolate Atlit2015 ecotype Zavitan chromosome 4A, WEW_v2.0, whole genome shotgun sequence window:
- the LOC119289955 gene encoding putative F-box protein At1g50870: MEEAEKGEIFKMNTKPSSMKEAEKGEVFERNTRLRLDNHPEATAEAPSLFTDDIILEILSRLPARSVHRFKCISVSWRNLIADPANRKKLPQTLAGFLYFTTDNIGHHHQFASISGRAPPFDPSLPYLQPNKYKDMTQVDACNGLLLYRGSNNKLVAWNWAKDDFHFVVCNPVTGRWVELPPSPQSPENRFSCIAGLAFDPAVSSHFYVLQFEQTFQGSYITAVNIYSSRTRAWTRRDSGMVEKVVLFYLTRCVFVGGMMYLMGIHKGINEENVLVGVDMEVKVWKIIRVPYSSGVGTLGSSQGCLHFAIASQDQLNKELVSEIELWCLKDRDSKELVQKHTASIDKLMSTTELGYRVAEIHPDCDTIFQGSYGGDTLAAYDMRHQKVCCILNLETNITQWHRFLPYVPLCSESLADADGQ; this comes from the exons ATGGAGGAGGCGGAGAAGGGGGAGATCTTCAAGATGAACACCAAGCCGAGCTCCATGAAGGAGGCGGAGAAGGGTGAGGTCTTCGAGAGGAACACCAGGTTGAGGCTGGATAACCAtccggaggcgacggcggaggcgcccAGCCTATTCACCGACGACATCATCCTAGAGATCCTCTCCCGCCTCCCGGCCAGATCCGTCCACCGCTTCAAGTGCATCTCCGTGTCCTGGCGCAACCTCATCGCCGACCCCGCCAACCGCAAGAAGCTCCCCCAAACCCTCGCTGGCTTCCTCTACTTCACCACCGACAACATCGGGCATCACCACCAGTTCGCCAGCATCTCCGGCAGGGCACCCCCGTTCGACCCTTCCCTCCCTTACCTGCAACCTAACAAGTACAAGGACATGACCCAGGTAGACGCCTGCAATGGCCTCCTTCTGTACCGCGGCAGCAACAACAAGTTGGTCGCTTGGAATTGGGCAAAGGACGATTTCCATTTTGTCGTGTGCAATCCGGTCACCGGGAGGTGGGTAGAGCTGCCCCCTTCACCGCAGTCGCCGGAAAACAGATTTAGCTGTATTGCAGGTCTGGCTTTTGATCCCGCAGTCTCATCCCATTTCTACGTTCTTCAATTCGAGCAGACCTTTCAGGGATCTTACATCACAGCAGTGAACATCTACTCGTCGCGGACAAGAGCCTGGACTCGCAGGGATAGTGGGATGGTTGAGAAAGTGGTGCTGTTCTATCTCACTAGATGTGTATTTGTCGGTGGTATGATGTACCTGATGGGCATCCATAAAGGCATTAACGAAGAGAATGTGCTGGTGGGTGTGGACATGGAAGTGAAAGTGTGGAAGATTATCCGTGTGCCGTACAGTTCAGGAGTTGGCACGCTTGGATCATCGCAGGGGTGCTTACACTTTGCTATAGCTT CTCAAGATCAATTGAATAAAGAACTAGTTTCTGAGATAGAGCTCTGGTGCCTCAAAGATCGCGATAGTAAAGAATTGGTCCAGAAGCACACTGCCAGCATTGATAAGCTAATGAGCACAACCGAGCTGGGGTACAGGGTGGCTGAGATTCATCCAGATTGCGATACCATTTTTCAGGGTTCATATGGAGGTGATACCTTGGCAGCGTATGATATGCGACATCAGAAAGTTTGCTGTATCCTTAATCTTGAGACAAACATTACACAATGGCACCGGTTTCTACCCTATGTTCCTCTTTGCTCAGAGTCATTAGCAGATGCAGATGGGCAGTAG
- the LOC119289956 gene encoding F-box protein At5g49610-like: MFERNTKSRMESHPGLTSGAAGLLTDDLILEIFSRLPARSLHRFKCVSVSWRDLITDPANRNKLSQTLAGFLYTSPGGRDHHFASVSGDGAAPFDLSLPYLRNDKDDKGITLVDACNGLLLCRRHKKNKATPWKEDDFGFVMCNPVTGRWVELPSQPQAPPRRYTHTVGLAFDSAVSSHFHVLHFEETYTGSYITGVNIYSSRTRAWSHRDISGMVDKVTLFSRSKCVFAGGMMYLMGNLEEMNGEYVLVGVDMEGKVWKTIRTPYGRRFGMIGLSQGCLHYLVASVDNYDAIQVSEIALWCLKDRDSKELVLKHTANINKLMSMTEKMYMVAEIHPDCDTIFLVSFGGDTLAAYDMRHQKVGCILNLEKNTRWFLPYVPLLSESLAGEDCR, from the coding sequence ATGTTCGAGAGGAACACCAAGTCGAGGATGGAAAGCCATCCAGGGCTGACGTCAGGTGCGGCCGGCCTGCTCACCGACGACCTCATCCTGGAGATCTTCTCCCGTCTCCCTGCCAGATCCCTTCACCGCTTCAAGTGCGTCTCCGTGTCCTGGCGCGACCTCATCACCGACCCCGCAAACCGCAACAAGCTGTCCCAGACTCTCGCCGGCTTCCTCTACACGTCCCCCGGCGGCAGGGACCACCACTTCGCCAGCGTCTCCGGGGACGGCGCAGCCCCATTCGACCTTTCCCTCCCTTACCTGCGCAATGACAAGGACGATAAGGGCATCACCCTCGTCGACGCCTGCAATGGCCTCCTTCTCTGCCGTCGCCACAAGAAGAACAAGGCGACCCCTTGGAAAGAGGATGATTTTGGTTTTGTGATGTGCAATCCCGTTACAGGGAGGTGGGTGGAGCTGCCCTCACAGCCACAGGCGCCCCCGAGAAGATATACCCACACCGTAGGCCTGGCTTTTGATTCGGcagtctcgtcccatttccacgttCTTCATTTCGAAGAGACCTATACGGGATCTTACATAACAGGAGTGAACATCTACTCGTCGCGAACAAGAGCATGGAGTCATAGGGACATCAGTGGGATGGTTGACAAAGTTACCCTGTTCTCTAGGAGTAAATGTGTCTTTGCTGGAGGTATGATGTACCTCATGGGCAATCTGGAGGAGATGAACGGTGAGTATGTGCTGGTGGGGGTGGACATGGAGGGGAAAGTGTGGAAGACTATCCGCACGCCGTATGGTCGAAGATTTGGTATGATTGGATTGTCTCAGGGGTGCTTACACTATCTTGTAGCTTCTGTCGATAATTACGATGCAATCCAGGTTTCTGAGATAGCGCTCTGGTGCCTCAAGGATCGTGACAGTAAAGAATTAGTCCTGAAGCATACCGCCAACATCAATAAGCTTATGAGCATGACTGAAAAGATGTACATGGTGGCTGAGATTCATCCAGATTGCGACACCATTTTCTTGGTTTCATTTGGTGGTGATACCTTGGCAGCATACGATATGCGACATCAGAAAGTTGGTTGTATCCTTAATCTTGAGAAGAACACACGATGGTTTCTACCTTATGTTCCTCTACTCTCGGAGTCATTAGCAGGTGAGGATTGTCGGTAG